A part of Marinihelvus fidelis genomic DNA contains:
- a CDS encoding thiol:disulfide interchange protein DsbA/DsbL, producing MIKTLLTVISLAAASFPAWAQSGAPFEEGKHYFTIEQPEGYRPIDGVKVTEVFSYLCSHCASFEPYIENWHAKQPESVQFDRIPVEFGRAIWSLYARAYVTASVLGIENASHKAMMDIIWKDKRQMRNMDELAEFYSQFGVDAEKFVATSKSFAVDMRMKREQQQVRQAGVSGTPSMLVNGKYRVSAGGAVSGFDQMLAVVDYLVAQEMATESVAQVATPAQ from the coding sequence ATGATCAAGACCCTGTTGACCGTAATCAGCCTGGCCGCTGCGTCCTTCCCCGCCTGGGCACAGTCCGGCGCGCCGTTTGAAGAAGGCAAGCACTACTTCACCATCGAACAGCCCGAGGGCTATCGCCCGATTGACGGCGTCAAGGTGACCGAGGTGTTCAGCTACCTGTGCAGCCACTGTGCCTCCTTCGAGCCGTACATCGAGAACTGGCACGCCAAGCAGCCGGAATCGGTGCAGTTTGACCGCATCCCGGTCGAGTTCGGCCGCGCCATCTGGTCGCTGTACGCCCGCGCCTATGTCACCGCGTCCGTGCTCGGTATCGAGAACGCCTCGCACAAGGCAATGATGGACATCATCTGGAAAGACAAGCGCCAGATGCGCAACATGGACGAGCTGGCCGAGTTCTACTCCCAGTTTGGCGTTGACGCCGAAAAGTTCGTCGCCACGTCGAAGTCGTTCGCCGTCGACATGCGCATGAAGCGTGAACAGCAGCAGGTGCGCCAGGCCGGTGTTAGCGGTACGCCGTCAATGCTGGTCAATGGCAAGTACCGTGTCAGCGCGGGTGGTGCCGTCAGCGGTTTCGACCAGATGCTGGCCGTTGTTGACTACCTGGTCGCGCAGGAAATGGCCACGGAGTCAGTGGCCCAGGTCGCCACCCCGGCGCAGTAA
- a CDS encoding c-type cytochrome: MIAIRWAVASLSILMSLTAFAEGDAAAGQSKAATCAACHGIDGNSTVANWPKLAGQHPDYLVRQTTLIRDGERPVPEMQALVASLDAQDIEDLAAYFSEQAAKPAAADEALVAAGEKLYRGGNADEGTPACLACHGAAGEGIPLAGYPKLAGQHATYTANMLKKFRAGDTWGEDDAPSQVMTGVARYLTDAEIDAVASYIEGLHAAGE; this comes from the coding sequence ATGATCGCAATTCGCTGGGCTGTAGCCAGCCTGTCCATCCTGATGAGCCTGACCGCCTTCGCCGAGGGCGACGCGGCCGCCGGGCAAAGCAAAGCTGCCACCTGCGCGGCCTGTCATGGCATTGACGGTAACAGCACCGTGGCCAACTGGCCGAAACTGGCCGGCCAGCACCCGGACTACCTGGTCCGCCAGACCACGCTGATTCGCGATGGCGAGCGCCCGGTGCCGGAAATGCAGGCCCTGGTCGCCAGCCTGGACGCGCAGGACATCGAAGACCTGGCCGCGTACTTCTCCGAGCAGGCCGCCAAGCCGGCCGCCGCCGACGAGGCGCTGGTCGCCGCCGGCGAAAAGCTCTACCGCGGTGGCAACGCCGATGAAGGCACGCCCGCCTGCCTGGCCTGCCATGGCGCGGCCGGTGAAGGCATCCCGCTCGCCGGTTACCCGAAACTGGCTGGCCAGCACGCCACCTACACGGCCAACATGCTGAAGAAATTCCGCGCCGGTGACACCTGGGGTGAAGACGACGCGCCCAGCCAGGTCATGACCGGCGTGGCCCGTTACCTGACCGACGCCGAAATCGACGCCGTCGCCAGCTACATCGAAGGCCTGCACGCCGCCGGCGAATAA
- the yihA gene encoding ribosome biogenesis GTP-binding protein YihA/YsxC, with the protein MPADNPFRQAQYLTSAHHLHQLPPDAGFEFAIAGRSNAGKSSALNTLTGQKSLARTSKTPGRTQQIVIFELDISRRIADLPGYGYAKVPVKLKQHWTQVMETYLETRHCLRGVVLVMDIRHPLKPFDEQMLNWSAAAGLPVHVLLTKADKLKRGPAQASLLKVRKALPPGATAQVFSSTSRQGLEEWVETIKPWMDYGTDSPDGVD; encoded by the coding sequence ATGCCCGCCGACAACCCGTTCCGACAGGCCCAGTACCTGACCAGCGCCCATCACCTGCACCAGTTGCCACCGGACGCCGGCTTCGAATTCGCCATCGCCGGCCGTTCAAATGCCGGCAAATCCAGCGCCTTGAACACCCTGACAGGACAGAAATCACTGGCGCGAACCAGCAAGACCCCGGGACGCACGCAGCAGATCGTAATTTTCGAGCTGGATATCTCGCGGCGCATCGCCGACCTGCCCGGCTATGGCTACGCCAAGGTGCCGGTGAAGCTCAAGCAGCACTGGACCCAGGTCATGGAAACCTACCTGGAGACCCGCCACTGCCTGCGCGGCGTGGTCCTGGTCATGGATATCCGCCACCCGCTGAAGCCGTTCGACGAGCAGATGCTGAACTGGAGCGCGGCCGCCGGCCTGCCCGTGCACGTGCTGCTGACCAAGGCCGACAAGCTCAAGCGCGGCCCGGCGCAGGCCTCGTTGCTGAAAGTGCGCAAGGCCTTACCCCCTGGCGCCACGGCGCAGGTATTTTCATCGACCAGCCGGCAGGGGCTGGAAGAATGGGTCGAGACCATCAAGCCGTGGATGGACTACGGCACTGACAGCCCGGATGGCGTCGATTAA
- the hemB gene encoding porphobilinogen synthase — MSYPITRMRRMRADDFSRRLARENRLTVDDLVWPVFVLDGDDHAEAVPSMPGVERMTIDRLLVAAGEAHALGIPALALFPVTAADAKSADGREAWNPEGLAQRAVAALKAAYPELGVITDVALDPYTTHGQDGLLDDDGYVVNDATIDALVKQALSHAAAGADVVAPSDMMDGRVGAIRNALEDAGHVNTRILAYSAKYASSFYGPFRDAVGSAGNLGGGNKYTYQMDPANGDEALTEAGLDLDEGADMVMVKPGMPYLDIVRRVKDEFGAPTLVYQVSGEYAMLKAAAANGWLDEQAVVMESLLAFKRAGADAILTYFAPQAAAWLKLAR; from the coding sequence ATGAGCTACCCCATCACCCGAATGCGCCGCATGCGCGCCGACGACTTCAGCCGCCGGCTGGCCCGAGAGAACAGGCTGACCGTCGATGACCTGGTCTGGCCGGTCTTCGTCCTCGACGGCGACGACCATGCCGAGGCGGTGCCGTCCATGCCCGGCGTGGAGCGTATGACCATCGACCGGCTGCTGGTGGCCGCGGGTGAGGCCCACGCACTGGGTATCCCGGCGCTGGCGCTGTTCCCGGTCACCGCCGCCGACGCGAAATCCGCGGACGGACGCGAAGCCTGGAATCCCGAAGGCCTGGCGCAGCGCGCGGTCGCTGCGCTTAAAGCCGCGTACCCGGAACTGGGTGTGATCACCGACGTCGCCCTGGACCCGTACACCACGCACGGCCAGGACGGCCTGCTGGATGACGACGGGTACGTGGTCAACGACGCCACCATCGACGCGCTGGTGAAGCAGGCGCTGTCGCATGCCGCCGCCGGTGCGGACGTGGTCGCACCTTCGGACATGATGGACGGGCGCGTCGGCGCTATCCGTAACGCGCTGGAAGACGCCGGCCATGTGAACACCCGCATCCTGGCCTACTCGGCCAAGTACGCGTCATCGTTCTACGGCCCGTTCCGCGACGCGGTCGGCTCTGCCGGCAACCTGGGCGGCGGCAACAAGTACACCTACCAGATGGACCCGGCCAATGGCGACGAGGCGCTCACCGAGGCCGGCCTCGACCTGGACGAAGGCGCCGACATGGTCATGGTCAAGCCCGGCATGCCGTACCTGGACATCGTCCGGCGGGTGAAGGATGAGTTCGGCGCGCCGACGCTGGTCTACCAGGTCTCCGGCGAGTACGCGATGCTCAAGGCCGCGGCGGCCAACGGCTGGCTCGACGAGCAGGCGGTGGTCATGGAGTCGCTACTGGCCTTCAAGCGCGCCGGCGCCGACGCCATCCTCACCTACTTCGCCCCGCAGGCCGCGGCCTGGCTCAAGCTGGCACGATGA
- the aroE gene encoding shikimate dehydrogenase, protein MSERPALRLAIFGSPVAQSKSPLIHPMFGRQFGIDIHYDAREAPAGTLADALAAFAAEGGQGGNITAPLKQEVRALATTCSRRVELAGAANTLVRRDGGWHAENTDGAGLVSDLERLGLAPAGKTIIILGAGGATRGALAALLDAGARRIDIYNRTAATAEALARAHADLGDVRGFGFGQLDQARAADLVMNATSLGHHGDLPPLRNALFAPGATCYDFNYGAAATPILGWCAANDIAAHDGLGMLVGQAVVSFEIWTGKRPDPAPVMAFLRGES, encoded by the coding sequence ATGAGCGAGCGACCAGCGCTGCGCCTGGCGATTTTCGGCTCGCCGGTCGCGCAGTCCAAATCACCGCTGATTCACCCGATGTTCGGCCGCCAGTTCGGTATCGATATCCACTACGACGCCCGAGAGGCCCCGGCGGGAACCCTCGCCGACGCGCTGGCCGCGTTCGCCGCCGAGGGTGGCCAGGGGGGCAACATTACCGCGCCGCTGAAGCAGGAAGTCCGGGCGCTGGCGACGACCTGTTCAAGGCGCGTCGAACTGGCCGGCGCCGCCAATACCCTGGTCCGTCGCGACGGCGGCTGGCATGCCGAGAACACCGACGGCGCCGGCCTGGTCAGCGACCTGGAGCGGCTGGGCCTGGCACCCGCCGGAAAGACCATCATCATCCTGGGCGCCGGCGGCGCCACGCGCGGCGCATTGGCGGCGCTGCTGGACGCGGGCGCCCGGCGCATCGACATCTACAACCGCACCGCGGCCACGGCAGAAGCCCTGGCACGCGCCCATGCCGACCTTGGGGACGTCCGTGGGTTCGGCTTCGGGCAGCTGGATCAGGCCCGGGCGGCGGACCTGGTCATGAACGCGACGTCACTGGGGCACCACGGCGACCTGCCGCCGCTACGAAACGCGCTATTCGCGCCGGGCGCGACCTGTTACGACTTCAACTATGGCGCCGCGGCAACGCCCATCCTGGGCTGGTGCGCGGCCAACGACATTGCCGCGCACGATGGCCTGGGCATGCTGGTCGGCCAGGCCGTGGTGAGCTTCGAGATCTGGACCGGAAAGCGCCCCGATCCTGCGCCGGTCATGGCGTTTCTGCGCGGCGAAAGCTAG
- the trmH gene encoding tRNA (guanosine(18)-2'-O)-methyltransferase TrmH produces the protein MTPERLARLDGVLNRRQPDLAILAENLHKPRNLSAVVRTCDAVGIPEVHIVPGKDRPRRHWHTSQGAEKWVTPVIHDDIDSACASLKSDGFTILGAHLSDRAVDYRDVDYTVPTALLLGTEAFGVTDDALARVDTEIVIPMMGMSQSLNVSVACAVVLYEALAQRRAAGLYESSRMAPAKHRKTRFEWLHPTLARWCRDHDVAYPAINADGDLLEDPRKRSKR, from the coding sequence ATGACCCCGGAGCGGCTCGCGCGCCTGGACGGCGTGCTCAACCGGCGCCAGCCCGACCTGGCCATCCTGGCCGAGAACCTGCACAAGCCGCGCAACCTGTCGGCCGTGGTACGCACCTGCGACGCCGTCGGCATTCCCGAAGTCCACATCGTGCCGGGCAAGGACCGGCCCAGGCGTCACTGGCACACCTCCCAGGGGGCGGAAAAGTGGGTCACACCGGTCATTCATGACGACATCGACAGCGCCTGCGCGTCATTGAAGTCGGATGGCTTCACCATCCTTGGCGCGCACCTTTCCGACCGGGCTGTTGATTACCGGGATGTGGATTACACCGTGCCGACCGCGTTGCTGCTGGGTACCGAGGCCTTTGGCGTGACCGACGACGCGCTGGCGCGCGTGGATACCGAGATTGTCATCCCGATGATGGGCATGAGCCAGTCACTGAACGTATCGGTGGCCTGCGCAGTGGTCTTGTACGAGGCGCTGGCGCAGCGCCGTGCCGCGGGTTTGTACGAGAGCAGCCGGATGGCGCCCGCAAAACACCGGAAAACGCGGTTCGAATGGCTGCACCCGACGCTGGCGCGCTGGTGCCGCGACCACGATGTCGCCTATCCGGCCATCAACGCCGACGGTGACCTGCTTGAAGACCCGCGCAAGCGCTCGAAGCGCTAG
- a CDS encoding TRAP transporter small permease subunit: MALTGTVERAVAVLGRAAAWLTLAMVVVTFGIVVLRYGLDRGWIWLQESVTWMHATVFMVAAAWTLQDDGHVRVDIFYRQASPRRQAWVDLLGTLILLAPFCIFVLLVGWDYVAASWRMREASGEAGGLAAVYLLKTLVLVMPLLLLAQALAALPRQLAHIRGTQAAA; the protein is encoded by the coding sequence GTGGCATTGACCGGGACGGTCGAACGGGCCGTCGCCGTGCTGGGGCGGGCCGCGGCTTGGCTGACCCTGGCCATGGTGGTCGTGACCTTCGGTATCGTGGTGCTGCGCTACGGCCTTGATCGCGGCTGGATCTGGTTGCAGGAATCGGTCACCTGGATGCACGCGACCGTTTTCATGGTGGCCGCGGCCTGGACCTTGCAGGATGATGGTCATGTCCGCGTGGACATCTTCTATCGCCAGGCGTCACCGCGCCGGCAGGCTTGGGTCGACCTGCTGGGCACGCTGATTTTGCTGGCACCGTTCTGCATTTTCGTGCTGCTGGTCGGTTGGGATTACGTGGCCGCCTCGTGGCGAATGCGCGAGGCGTCCGGCGAGGCCGGCGGCCTGGCCGCGGTCTACCTGCTGAAGACCCTGGTCTTGGTCATGCCGCTGTTGCTCCTGGCCCAGGCCCTCGCGGCCCTGCCCCGGCAACTGGCGCACATTCGCGGCACCCAAGCGGCCGCATGA
- a CDS encoding DUF2782 domain-containing protein, giving the protein MIRRIHECVTARLARWPVALLLLAPLPLAAQSDDPAAPPPIPPIDAPDRPVEELDEGVPIPPKVQDEDSRLEPTVDIRRDEDDNLVEEYRMDGQVYMVKITPKNGIPYYYVDDDGDGRLELRESDRSAYPVKPVYWKIKEWH; this is encoded by the coding sequence ATGATTCGACGAATCCACGAATGCGTTACTGCCAGGCTGGCCAGGTGGCCGGTGGCCCTGCTGTTGCTGGCACCTTTGCCGCTGGCCGCGCAGTCGGACGACCCGGCCGCGCCGCCGCCGATCCCGCCCATTGACGCGCCGGATCGCCCGGTCGAGGAACTGGACGAGGGCGTGCCCATCCCGCCAAAAGTGCAGGACGAAGATTCCCGCCTGGAGCCCACCGTTGATATCCGCCGCGACGAGGACGACAACCTGGTCGAGGAGTACCGCATGGACGGCCAGGTCTACATGGTGAAGATCACGCCGAAAAACGGCATTCCGTACTACTACGTCGACGACGACGGTGACGGCCGCCTGGAGTTGCGCGAGAGCGACCGCTCCGCCTACCCGGTCAAGCCGGTGTACTGGAAGATCAAGGAGTGGCATTGA
- the polA gene encoding DNA polymerase I, whose product MLSPDSKTLYLVDGSSYLYRAFHALPNLTNSGGEPTGALLGVANMLRRLVREATDAGSDRVAVVFDAKGPTFRHELYADYKANRPPMPGELRAQVESIHQLVQLLGLPIIQVEGVEADDVIGTLARRAEADGLGCVVSTGDKDLAQLVTDRVTLVNTMSDTRMDRAGVEEKFGVPPERIVDFLALTGDKADNIPGVEKCGPKTAAKWLQAWGDLDGVMAHADEIGGKIGGYLRDALETLPLSRELATIRDNVELDSAPDALRMGDTDESALREFLQRYEFNSWLQELGDEPTAPVEARYDTVTDQAGFEAWVERLRGAELIAFDTETDSLDPMRANLVGLSFAVEPGHAAYLPLGHDYPGAPKQLAMDDVLEALRPILESPDHALVGQHFKYDMNVLARYGIEVDGLAYDTMLESYVFNSTGSRHDMDSLALKYLGRNTIHYEDVAGKGAKQITFNQVALEEAGPYAAEDADITLQLHQHLWPRLSEEAAPASVFSDIEMPLVPVLARMERHGVLIDGELLRRQSSEMARDIIDLEKRAHEAAGQPFNLGSPKQLQEILFEKLELPVVRRTPKGQPSTAEDVLHELAADFELPKLILEYRSLSKLKSTYTDKLPEEINPDTGRVHTSYHQAVAATGRLSSSNPNLQNIPIRTARGRRIREAFIAPEGMCVLAADYSQIELRIMAHLSSDEGLLRAFRDGVDVHRATAGEVFGVDAEAVTTDQRRAAKAINFGLMYGMSAFGLARQLDIARGEALDYMDTYFARYPGVRDYMERTRETAREQGYVETLFGRRLYLPDITASNQQRRQGAERAAINAPMQGTAADIIKRAMITVDRWLRSEQPRTRLTMQVHDELVLEVPVDDLDTVRAGIIERMEAAAELDVPLVVDAGHGPNWDDAH is encoded by the coding sequence ATGCTCAGCCCTGATTCCAAGACCCTCTACCTGGTGGACGGTTCGTCCTACCTGTACCGCGCCTTTCACGCCCTGCCCAACCTGACCAATTCCGGGGGTGAGCCCACCGGCGCGCTGCTGGGCGTGGCCAACATGCTGCGCCGCCTGGTCCGCGAAGCCACCGACGCCGGCAGTGACCGCGTGGCCGTAGTGTTCGACGCCAAGGGGCCCACCTTCCGCCACGAACTGTACGCTGACTACAAGGCCAATCGGCCGCCGATGCCCGGCGAACTGCGCGCCCAGGTCGAATCCATTCACCAGCTGGTCCAGCTGCTCGGACTGCCGATCATCCAGGTCGAGGGCGTGGAAGCCGACGACGTGATCGGCACACTCGCGCGCCGGGCCGAGGCTGACGGCCTGGGCTGCGTGGTCTCCACCGGCGACAAGGACCTGGCTCAGCTGGTCACCGACCGGGTCACGCTGGTCAACACCATGTCCGACACCCGCATGGACCGGGCCGGCGTCGAGGAAAAGTTTGGCGTGCCACCGGAGCGTATCGTCGATTTCCTGGCCCTGACTGGCGACAAGGCCGACAACATTCCGGGCGTTGAAAAGTGCGGGCCAAAGACCGCGGCCAAGTGGCTGCAGGCCTGGGGCGACCTGGATGGCGTCATGGCCCACGCCGACGAGATCGGCGGAAAAATTGGCGGCTACCTGCGCGACGCATTGGAGACCCTGCCTTTATCGCGGGAACTGGCGACCATTCGCGACAATGTTGAGCTCGACAGCGCGCCCGACGCATTGCGCATGGGCGATACCGACGAATCGGCGCTGCGCGAGTTCCTGCAGCGTTACGAGTTCAACAGCTGGCTGCAGGAACTGGGCGACGAACCCACCGCGCCGGTCGAGGCCCGGTACGACACCGTCACCGACCAGGCGGGGTTCGAGGCCTGGGTCGAGCGCCTGCGGGGCGCGGAGCTGATCGCTTTCGATACCGAGACCGACAGCCTGGACCCGATGCGCGCCAACCTGGTCGGCCTCAGCTTCGCGGTCGAGCCCGGCCATGCCGCCTACCTGCCCCTGGGCCACGACTACCCCGGCGCGCCGAAACAGCTGGCCATGGATGATGTGCTTGAAGCGCTCCGCCCGATCCTCGAAAGCCCGGACCACGCCCTGGTCGGCCAGCACTTCAAATACGACATGAACGTCCTGGCCCGCTACGGCATCGAGGTCGATGGCCTGGCCTACGACACCATGCTTGAGTCCTACGTCTTCAACAGCACCGGCAGCCGCCACGACATGGATTCGCTGGCGCTGAAATACCTGGGTCGCAACACCATTCACTACGAAGATGTCGCCGGCAAGGGTGCGAAGCAGATCACCTTCAACCAGGTGGCGCTGGAGGAGGCCGGCCCTTACGCGGCCGAAGACGCCGACATCACGCTGCAACTGCACCAGCACCTGTGGCCCAGGCTGTCAGAAGAGGCCGCGCCGGCCAGCGTGTTCAGCGACATCGAGATGCCCCTGGTGCCGGTTCTGGCGCGCATGGAGCGCCACGGCGTACTGATCGACGGTGAGCTGCTGCGCCGGCAGAGCAGCGAGATGGCCAGGGACATTATCGACCTGGAGAAGCGCGCCCACGAGGCCGCCGGCCAGCCATTCAACCTGGGTTCACCCAAGCAACTACAGGAGATCCTGTTCGAGAAGCTGGAACTGCCGGTGGTGCGCCGCACGCCGAAAGGCCAGCCGTCGACCGCCGAAGACGTGCTGCACGAGCTGGCCGCGGACTTCGAGTTGCCGAAACTGATCCTGGAATACCGCTCGCTGTCGAAGCTGAAGTCCACCTATACCGACAAGCTGCCGGAGGAGATCAACCCGGACACCGGCCGCGTGCACACCTCGTACCACCAGGCAGTGGCGGCAACCGGGCGGCTGTCGTCGTCCAATCCCAACCTGCAGAACATCCCGATCCGCACCGCGCGCGGGCGGCGGATCCGCGAGGCCTTCATCGCCCCCGAGGGCATGTGCGTGCTCGCCGCCGACTATTCGCAGATCGAACTGCGGATCATGGCCCACCTGTCGTCTGATGAGGGCCTGCTGCGCGCGTTCCGTGACGGCGTGGATGTCCACCGTGCCACGGCCGGTGAGGTCTTTGGCGTGGATGCCGAAGCCGTCACCACGGACCAGCGCCGCGCCGCCAAGGCCATCAACTTCGGGCTGATGTACGGCATGTCGGCCTTCGGCCTGGCACGACAGCTGGATATCGCCCGCGGCGAGGCGCTGGACTACATGGACACCTATTTCGCCCGCTACCCCGGGGTGCGCGATTACATGGAGCGCACCCGCGAAACGGCGCGGGAACAGGGCTACGTGGAAACGCTGTTCGGCCGTCGCCTGTACCTGCCGGACATCACCGCGTCGAACCAGCAGCGCCGCCAGGGCGCCGAGCGCGCCGCCATCAACGCGCCCATGCAGGGCACCGCGGCCGACATCATCAAGCGCGCCATGATCACCGTCGATCGCTGGCTGCGTTCCGAGCAGCCGCGGACACGCCTGACCATGCAGGTGCACGATGAACTGGTCCTGGAAGTCCCCGTCGACGACCTGGACACGGTCCGCGCCGGCATCATCGAGCGCATGGAAGCAGCGGCGGAGTTGGACGTGCCGCTGGTGGTCGACGCCGGCCACGGCCCAAACTGGGACGACGCCCATTGA